Part of the Kordiimonas pumila genome is shown below.
CCGCGCCGCAGAGAACGCTCAAGCGAAGCACCAGGCGGCGCTCGCCGGTGGGAAAAAACAGATGCGAAACCAGCAACAGGTACGCGCCGCAAAGAACAGTTTGACGCAACACCGCGCCGCAGCGAACATTCAAAAGATGCTGCAGCTGGTGCACGTCGGTGGGAAAAAACAGACGCTAAACCAGCAGCTGGCGCACGTCGCAGTGAAAAACCGGGCGGCAAACCAGCAGCACCTTCTGCGCGTAAAGCAAAAGTAAAAGGCAAGCGCCCAGCGGTTGCTGCCCGCAAAAGCGGCAAAGCTTTTTCTGGTAAACCCGCTGTCGGTGGTGGCCAGCCGCTAAAGCGCAAAGCACGCTAGTTACAAAAACAAGGCCTTAACAGGTACACAATACGGCGGGCCAAAAGCTCGCCGTTTTTGTTAAAATACTTTCGTAAGTGTCGCGGCAAAGCGCGCACCCGCAAAGCCACTATTTGTATGGACTGACTGTGCATTCAAGTTGGTTTCGGTATAATTTACCGATCCATACCAGCCATTTTTAGCCGCCGTTATACCCAGCTTCCAGTCCCTGTACCCTTCAAGATCAGAGCCTGAGAAACCATAAAACCCGATATGAGGCGAGGCAGAAACCGTAACCCCCCTAAACTGTGCAAGAGGCACGCTAGCACTTAGGTATTTATAAAAACTTTCACCCCCTAAATGATAATTGGGGGAATAAAAAACCCCTGCTGCTGCCCAACCACCCTGTTTAAAACCATAGGTAAGCGATGTTTTAAACTCTGTTACATCAAGGCTTTGTTCTGACGGCCTTATCTGGTGTAACACAGCTGCCTCAAGATTTACACGGCCCCAAACAGGCGTATCAATTCCCGCAAAAATATCAGCCTGTAGAGAGGTATCAGTGCCAACACCGTAATCAAGGTTAGAAACCCATACGCCCGCAAACGGGCCCTTTGAATGAATGTATTTCGCCTCTGCCATAAAAGCCGCATTGCCACGGGTCTGTGACACACCGCGCCAGATACGGTCAGTTGCTACGGCCCCGCTAAACGCCCATGTGCCGCCTGTATCATCGGCGGCAAACGCCGTTTGTGCTGCACAAACAATGGCCGCAACCGCCACTATTATATGTTTCATCCGCATCTCCTAGCCAAAGCCATACTTGTACGGCTAACCATGCGTATTTTCTTCACACATTGAATGCACGACCATACAACATGGTCTATAGAAGCTCATGCGCTGCCCATTCTGCTGCTTCTTGCACAACGTCAGATGCGTCCGCACACAGGGTTTTAACAATCGGTAACAGGGATTTATCACCAGAATTCCCTATTGCAATCAAAACATTGCGCACAAACCTATCGCGGCCAATGCGCTTGATAGGGCTACCTGAAAACACTTGCCTGAACGAAGCATCATCAAGAGCGGCAAGATCTGCAAGCGCAGGCGCGCCCAGTTCTGCACGGGCATGAAACGCAGCCTCTGACGCAACTTGGGCAAACTTGTTCCACGGGCAGGCGGCAAGGCAATCATCGCAGCCATAAATTCGATTACCCATAGCCTTTCTGAATTCATGCGGGATCGGGCCCTTATGTTCAATCGTCAGATAAGAAATACAGCGCCCGGCATCAATTTCATACGCTGCAGGAAAAGCATTTGTTGGGCAGGCATCAAGACAAGCGCTGCAACTGCCGCACTGGTCACGGTGCGGGGTATCGGCCGCCAGCTCCATATCGGTATAAATAGCCCCCAAAAAAAGCCAGCTACCATAAGATGTGGATACCATATTTGTGTGCTTACCCTGCCAACCAAGGCCCGCAGATACCGCCAGCGGTTTTTCTGGCACCGGCGCTGTATCTACAAAAACCTTCAACTGGCAGCCGAATTCATCCACCATCCAGCGTGCTAGTGCTTTCAGGCGCTTTTTAATAATATCGTGATAATCTTTACCGCGTGCATAAACAGAAATGTTGCCGACAGACGGTGTGTTCAATAACAAACGCGGATCATCTTTTGGGCCGTAATTGACCCCCAGCATAATGACAGAACGTGCCTCTGGCCACAGGTTTTGCGGGTTTTCCCGGTAGTGCAGCCTGTCTGCTAGCCAGTCCATTGTGGCATGACGTTTTAGGGCAATAAACTGGCGAAAACCCTCCATAACAGCGTCGCTTGTGGTTGCCTGAGTAATGCCAAAATCATCGAAACCAAGGCTGCGGGCTGTGGCTTCGATCTGCGCGCGGATGGAGGTATCCGCCGTCATATCAGAAATCCAGTTCGCTGTAATGCGGTGAAGGCGCAAGGCCTTTGATTTTATCAGAGAGAAGAGTGCGCACAGACCGGCGCGACTTTACCCGCACATACCATTCTTTTACGTGGGGCCAGTCTTGCCAGTAAATATTGCCAAAATAATCCGCAACCGAGATGTGGGCAGCGGCGGCGGCATCAGCCATTGTAAACTGCTGGCCTGCCAGATAGTGGCGGCGCTCTACAAGAAAGGTAATATATTTCAAATGAATTTTGAGGTTATGGGCAGCACAGCGAATGGCTTCACTGTCCGGCTCGCCCATACCAAAAAATCGCTTAAACAGCTTTTCTGTAACCAGATGACGGGTTACTTCACTGCCAAGCTTGGTGTGAAACCAACCAACAAGCCGGCGAATTTCATAGCGTTCGTCAGCACTGCCTGTCAGCAGTGCAGGTTCTGGCACCACTTCCTCAAGGAATTCAGCAATTGCCATAACACCAGAATAGGCCTTGCCGTCATCCATCACCAACACAGGTACTTCGCCAGCGGGGTTAAGGGCAAGGAAAGCCGGGCGGCGGTCCCATTCTTTTTCAATACGCAAGTCAAAGCCTATGCGCTTTTCAGCAAGAAGCACACGGACAAATCGGGCGGCAGGACTGAGCCAATGATGATATAATACAGGCATAGGAACTCCTTCTTACACTGTGAAGAAGGAGCCGCCAATGATCAAAATATCAATTTGAAAAAAATCCTTAGGCAATGAGTGCTGACGTAGATTCAACATCACTCACCGGGTGTTCAAGACGCTTCA
Proteins encoded:
- a CDS encoding TorF family putative porin, coding for MKHIIVAVAAIVCAAQTAFAADDTGGTWAFSGAVATDRIWRGVSQTRGNAAFMAEAKYIHSKGPFAGVWVSNLDYGVGTDTSLQADIFAGIDTPVWGRVNLEAAVLHQIRPSEQSLDVTEFKTSLTYGFKQGGWAAAGVFYSPNYHLGGESFYKYLSASVPLAQFRGVTVSASPHIGFYGFSGSDLEGYRDWKLGITAAKNGWYGSVNYTETNLNAQSVHTNSGFAGARFAATLTKVF
- the queG gene encoding tRNA epoxyqueuosine(34) reductase QueG, with translation MTADTSIRAQIEATARSLGFDDFGITQATTSDAVMEGFRQFIALKRHATMDWLADRLHYRENPQNLWPEARSVIMLGVNYGPKDDPRLLLNTPSVGNISVYARGKDYHDIIKKRLKALARWMVDEFGCQLKVFVDTAPVPEKPLAVSAGLGWQGKHTNMVSTSYGSWLFLGAIYTDMELAADTPHRDQCGSCSACLDACPTNAFPAAYEIDAGRCISYLTIEHKGPIPHEFRKAMGNRIYGCDDCLAACPWNKFAQVASEAAFHARAELGAPALADLAALDDASFRQVFSGSPIKRIGRDRFVRNVLIAIGNSGDKSLLPIVKTLCADASDVVQEAAEWAAHELL
- a CDS encoding glutathione S-transferase family protein; amino-acid sequence: MPVLYHHWLSPAARFVRVLLAEKRIGFDLRIEKEWDRRPAFLALNPAGEVPVLVMDDGKAYSGVMAIAEFLEEVVPEPALLTGSADERYEIRRLVGWFHTKLGSEVTRHLVTEKLFKRFFGMGEPDSEAIRCAAHNLKIHLKYITFLVERRHYLAGQQFTMADAAAAAHISVADYFGNIYWQDWPHVKEWYVRVKSRRSVRTLLSDKIKGLAPSPHYSELDF